A stretch of Myroides oncorhynchi DNA encodes these proteins:
- a CDS encoding DNA-deoxyinosine glycosylase, translated as MSEVNRIHSFQPVVFDEAKVLILGTMPSIKSLDFQEYYGNKLNVFWKIIFSVFREDYSDVYKDKLDLLQRNGIALWDVLQSCERKSSLDSDIIAEEVNDIKGLLIEYPNIRTIVFSSQKARQYFDKYVGQIEGVSLLTLPSPSGANARMSFQEKVTHWQELKNKV; from the coding sequence ATGAGTGAAGTAAATAGAATACATTCTTTTCAACCTGTAGTTTTTGATGAAGCTAAAGTATTGATATTAGGTACGATGCCGAGTATTAAATCGTTAGACTTTCAGGAGTATTACGGCAATAAGCTGAATGTGTTTTGGAAGATAATATTTAGTGTTTTTCGAGAAGACTATAGCGATGTGTATAAGGATAAGCTCGATTTGCTTCAGCGCAATGGGATAGCCTTATGGGATGTCTTGCAGTCTTGCGAACGCAAGAGTAGTTTAGACAGTGATATCATAGCAGAAGAAGTTAACGATATTAAGGGATTACTAATAGAATATCCTAATATCCGTACAATCGTATTCTCCAGTCAAAAAGCAAGACAATATTTCGATAAATACGTAGGGCAGATAGAGGGGGTATCTTTACTAACTTTACCTTCGCCGAGTGGAGCAAATGCAAGAATGAGTTTTCAAGAGAAAGTAACTCATTGGCAAGAATTAAAAAATAAAGTATGA
- a CDS encoding DUF2461 domain-containing protein, producing MKHLKKEHIDFLVTLSQNNNKPWFADHKPEFDKLFAEVKAFFKVVHDEMLQHDSIDLLHVHRIYRDVRFSKDKTPYKTYFGLHLGRTKPMLRGGYYVNIEPGRSFVGGGFWEPNKEDLLRIRKEIAMDDSELREIIAEEQFQQYFGELQGGELKTAPKGFDKEHPAIDLLRKKQYLVMRSFTDKEVLASNFKEEVIKTFIAMRPLFDYMSDILTTDVNGVSLYE from the coding sequence ATGAAACATTTAAAAAAAGAACATATAGACTTCTTAGTGACGTTAAGTCAGAATAATAATAAACCTTGGTTTGCAGATCATAAGCCAGAGTTCGATAAGTTATTCGCTGAGGTGAAGGCTTTCTTTAAAGTAGTACACGATGAGATGTTACAGCATGATAGTATAGATCTATTACATGTACACCGCATTTATAGAGATGTGCGCTTCTCGAAGGACAAGACACCTTATAAAACTTATTTTGGATTGCATTTAGGACGTACTAAGCCGATGCTTAGAGGAGGATATTATGTGAATATAGAGCCAGGTAGAAGTTTTGTAGGAGGTGGTTTTTGGGAACCTAATAAGGAAGATTTATTGCGTATCCGTAAGGAAATCGCTATGGACGATAGTGAACTTCGTGAGATTATAGCAGAAGAACAATTCCAGCAGTACTTTGGAGAACTACAAGGGGGAGAATTAAAGACTGCTCCTAAGGGATTTGACAAGGAGCATCCTGCTATCGACTTATTGCGTAAGAAGCAGTATCTAGTGATGCGTTCGTTCACAGATAAAGAGGTGTTAGCATCTAATTTTAAAGAGGAAGTTATCAAGACATTTATAGCGATGAGACCACTGTTTGACTATATGTCAGATATACTGACTACCGATGTGAATGGGGTGAGTCTGTATGAGTAG
- a CDS encoding glutaminyl-peptide cyclotransferase produces MKKYNILIPLVLGIAFMSCSNKKNLEKNVLSIETGHLKQLYKGNEDIKLSLKTTENAQVDSVIYFFNDKKVGTSLKNDVLNINLEQQKLGKTTIKAIAYADTANKEFTTGIEITAPNAPAFYTYKIVNTYPHDQESYTQGLEFYNGILYESTGNGEGGGTTAGRGTGKKGISSVRQVDYKTGKIIKIHKQPMEIFGEGCTILNGKLYQLTYQNNEAYVFNPETLVQEKTLPYFQKMEGWGLTNDGKHLYMTSGSEFIYKLDPETFKEIDRVSVYTDKNVIPYANEMEWVDGKIYANFYAQNAVAVINPKTGAIEAIIDFSELLNLTTYHEDRDVMNGIAYNPQTKTFFLTGKNWDKMFEVQIIK; encoded by the coding sequence ATGAAAAAATATAACATTCTAATTCCGTTAGTATTAGGAATAGCTTTTATGAGCTGTTCAAACAAAAAAAATTTAGAAAAAAATGTTCTTTCGATCGAAACTGGGCATCTAAAGCAACTATATAAGGGGAATGAGGACATAAAACTAAGTCTAAAAACTACCGAAAATGCCCAAGTAGACTCTGTAATTTATTTCTTCAATGACAAAAAAGTAGGTACTTCTTTGAAGAATGATGTTCTGAATATAAACTTAGAGCAACAAAAACTTGGCAAAACAACAATCAAAGCGATAGCTTATGCTGACACAGCTAACAAAGAATTTACAACGGGTATAGAAATTACTGCTCCTAACGCTCCTGCTTTTTACACGTATAAAATAGTAAATACATATCCACACGATCAAGAGTCTTATACTCAAGGACTAGAATTTTACAATGGTATATTATATGAAAGCACTGGTAATGGTGAAGGTGGAGGAACAACTGCAGGAAGAGGTACAGGTAAAAAAGGTATTTCTAGTGTACGTCAAGTAGATTATAAAACAGGTAAAATCATCAAGATTCACAAACAACCAATGGAAATCTTTGGTGAAGGGTGTACTATCCTAAATGGTAAACTATACCAACTGACCTATCAGAATAATGAAGCTTATGTCTTTAATCCGGAGACATTAGTACAAGAGAAAACACTACCTTACTTTCAGAAGATGGAAGGATGGGGACTGACTAATGATGGTAAACATCTGTATATGACATCAGGCTCTGAGTTTATCTACAAACTAGATCCAGAAACATTTAAAGAAATAGACAGAGTAAGCGTATATACAGATAAGAATGTAATCCCATACGCTAATGAAATGGAATGGGTAGACGGTAAAATATATGCTAACTTCTACGCACAAAATGCAGTAGCAGTAATCAATCCTAAAACAGGTGCGATAGAGGCTATTATAGACTTTAGCGAGTTATTAAATCTTACAACATACCACGAAGACAGAGATGTAATGAATGGTATCGCTTATAACCCACAGACTAAAACATTCTTCCTAACAGGTAAGAACTGGGATAAGATGTTCGAAGTACAGATTATTAAATAA